gagtGCACTTGACTTATACAAGAAACAAGAAGGCCAGGGTAGCTGGAGtcgaggaagggaggaaaaaagggggagaaagggaggacagAAAGATAGGCAGGTCTCGATGtaaatatatgcttttatttctcctggGTAAACGCCTGCTTCTGTGGAATTGCTAGATCTCCGCGTAGGTGAATATTTACCTTTATAAcgtttctattttttcatttccaccagcagtgtgaaatttccagttgctccacatctCTGCTGACACTTGAGAGggtcagtctttttattttgtttattttttaattaaaaaaaatttttttttacattttatttatttttgatagagagagacagagcacaagtgggggaggggcagagagagacggagacacagaatctgaagcagctccaggttccaagctgtcagcacagagcctgacgtggggctcgaactcacagaccccaagatcatgacctgagccgaagttggacgcttaaccgactgagccacccaggcgccccaagggtcagtctttttaattttagtcatttcagcggatgtgtagtggtatttcattgtggttttaattcgtgtttccctaatgactaatgatgttggacGCTTTTTCACAGGCTTATGGGCCATTCACATCCCTTCTTCTGTGACATTGTCTGTTCTAATATTTTGGCCATTTACAAAACTGGTTCTCTGCCTTTTCAAAAAAGCTTCctccggggcgcctgagtggctcagtcggttgggtgtctgacttgggctcaggtcatgatctcacggttcatgagtttgagccccgtgtccagctctgggctgacagctcagagctcggagcttgcttcagattctgtctccctctgtctgcccctccgctgcttgcactctgtctcttgcattgcctcaaaaataaataaacattaaaaaaaattttttttaacaagtttcctCTGGTTGTTATGGGGACGATGGGCTGTAGGGGGCAAAAGTGGAAGCAAGGAGAGCGAGGAGGGGTTGTATCTGCCACAGAGGCAAGCTTGTTACAGGCTAGACACATTGCCTGCTTTCTGGCAAAGTCTGTCTGGGCCTTGCCCAACTCTTGGGCTTCTGCCAGGAGACATTGAGACATTTTACAGATCTCAAGGGAGGGCGAAACAGGCCCACTTCCTGGAGTCTGGCACCCTGTGAGGGTGGCTCGCAGTCAGCTGGGTGCCCCCCATCACAGCCTTCTTTCACTCAATGGTTCGCCCACCCATGAGAGCCCAGCCCGACCAGCCCCGGCCAGCATTCTGCGGTCCGTACCGGTGCAATCATACGAGATGccaaaatattgaaatacttcACTTCTGGTTGGTAAAGAGCCTCTACCCCACCTCCCACAAATATCTGCCACTAACTCAGTCAGTTCCCTTGGGAGAGCTCCGACTTCCCCACATCTCAGCAGTGGAAAGGGAAGGCTCTGGGACTCGGACCCAGCACCAGCCCAAGGGCCGCAGCTGCTTGATTGGATGGTGCGTGAGCGCGCTGTTCAGACTGGATTCCGGGGCCGGCTCAGGCCTGGCTGGAGCCGGGAGGACCGGATTGCGGGGCCGAGTTTGAGGGGTTGAGGGAGGACTTTCAGCAAGAGGAGCCCAGAACTGGAGACTTGAAGTACTGATAAGGATAACTGTAATGATGAGGATAGTGATGAATATTCACTGAGCACATACAGGGTGCCACGCGGGCATTTTTCCGGGAGACGTCACAAAATCCTCTCAATATTGTGGACTGTAGCGGCAGCCTGGCCCCTGCTTTGGTCCCTGCCCCCTGCAGTGTGCTCCCCCTGCCCAGCCAGAGGGAGCCCACAAACGCCTGATTCAAGACCCTCCAGGCTGAGAGCTTCCTGTGGTCGCTGACTGAGACCACGGCTCGCTCAGCTTCAGCCACCTTGAGGCCTAGGGTGCTGCTGCAAGGGCCTCCACAGCTCGCCTCTTCTCTCCGTGCTCACTCCAGACCTGGCggtggtaggggtgggggtgttgGAGACTTGGCCAGGCCTGGGCGACGGAGGCTGTTAGCAGCCAGTGCTCCCTCGGACTGGGCCCTGACCCTCCTCTGGCTTCCAAATCCCCCCACCACAAAGGGCCACTCGGAGCCTGTCCCATGACCAGCATCCAggttccccttttctctcctaaGCCCAGGCCCAGGGAGCTGCGGGGTGTGACGcctggatgggggaggggggcttcctGCCGCTGGCCCATCCCCCAGTGCCTTAACCTCAGGTTCCTCCTAGCCAGTCCCAGCTCAGGCTCCTGTAGGGGCCTAGAAGTCCCTGTCTCCCCCTGggtgcctccctctgtcctcacTTCCAGCTACTTCCTTATTTGGTGGGgcagcccagcctggcccagtGGTCACCATGTTGTCCCCCCACTTGCCTCACCCCAAACGCTCAATCCTGTGTCTGTGCTGTGTGTTTTGGTGtcactgcctgcctctctctctctctctctctctctctctctcggcctcgccatctctttctccttccttatctttctttcgtcttggttctttttttctttctcttctaaggGTCAACTATCTGTCCCTGGGTCCTGTATTTCACTATCACCTTTatttcctgtgtgaccttgggcaagtgtctttacctttctgtaaaatggggataagagcATCTACCTCAGAAGGGTGCTGTGggggttaaatgagttaacactTAGGACAGAGTGCCTGCGGCTCATTAGTGCCCATATCCTGATGGTTCTCTTTTAATATCCTGTAAACTTCACAAGGCTCTGAGTATCAAATAATTATAGCTGATGCTTATAAAAAGCTGACAAGTGTGGGACCCTGTTCTAGAAACATTAATTCATTCCATCCCCATAAACCCCTACAAAATAGGTACTGTTTtactcctcattttacagataaagaaactgaggaccagagaggttgAATGGCTTGTTCAAGGCTGCCCAGCCAGGAAGAGGCCATGCTGACGGCAATCATAGCTACTGACTCTCCCGTTACACCGATGGCTGACCCCTGAGTGGGGGTGGGTTGGCACATTTCCTTTTATGTTCCGGTAGTTAGGGGCTATAGCATGGCCCCTGGAGCATCTTGGCCTGATTCTTTCTGGCGttatctgtctctgtccctcctcctgtcttgtcccctcctccctcctgccaccaCCCACCTCAGACTTCCTCCTTCACTTGGACGCTACACCATATCCCACCGGCCCTTGAACTCTGGTGTCCAGCAGCGTCACCTGCGTCATGGGGGTCCTTGGACCTTCCAACAGGCTCCTgttcctgcctctcctcctgaCTGTGGGTGGTGAGTTGGGGGCTTCTGCAACTGCCTCCCCCGTCCCTGGGCTCAGCttggagcagagcagagagcagggtAGAAGGAGAATCAaaagggaggtggagggaagcaGATCCCCAGCTCCCTAAAACGTGTGGGTCTCTCCTGGAGCCTGAGCCCCCAAGATCTGGCCTCTGGcagaagcgggggtggggggactctaACGGTGTTGCAACAGGGCAGGTCAGGGTGAAAGTAATACAGTCCAGGGGCCTTGACGCTGACCCGCAGGTCCCACCAGACATCATTCTCCACTCTTATCTCCTAGCTCTCAGGACCCAGCCTCCCCAGCTTCTGTGCCCACCCTGCAGTCACAGCCCCAGGCCTCAgtttaccttctttttctctcctcaggTTTTAGCCCTGCCCAGGCACAGAACGGTAGGCCTAGGCCCTGCaattcccctccctgcctcccaaagACTTCCCCATCTCTGTTCCCCAGCCTTTCCAAACCTGCCCCTGCTGGCACCTCCTCCCAATTCCCAACTCCCACTGACCGCCCCACAAACCCCCTGTGCCACATTCTCAGAATGCAATTGCTCCGTGGTGAGTCCCGGTGTGCTGGCGGGGATCGTGCTGGGGGACCTGGTACTGACCCTCCTCATCGCCCTGGCTGTGTACTCCCTGGGCCGGCTGTTCCCTCGGGGGCGAGGGGCTGTGGACGGTGAGTGGGGACGGCAGGGGAGAGCCTGGGCCCCTCTGAGGACTTGCCTGGCAGGGAGGGGTAAGCTCCCAAGTCACAACCATCCAAAGGGACATTGATGGAGGGACAAAATTGTCCTGATTCACCACCTTAACTGTCTCTGCACCCTGCACTACTCCCCATCCCCCAGCAGTGACCAGGAAACAGCGCATTACGGAGACAGAGTCGCCATATCAGGTGAGAAAACCAGCTTCTCACATCTCACTCCTACCCTGTGCATGTCTGTCCTAAACACCTCCCCAGTCCCTTTAGGACCTAGACCCTAAAGCCACTTTCTCAGCAACATTTCAAACCCTCAAAGACTAATGGGGCTTTCATGATCTGTCCACAAGGGCTTTCAGTGATCAATCATGACCTTATGCGCAGCTTAAAATGTGTGAGAAAACCCAGGGATGGCTTTACCTTTGCAAGGGCAAATGCAGGCCTTAACCTTCAGGCAGGCACTGAATTGTTCAGGACAGAATGATTTCTGGGAGAAGCTCTTAGAAGGGCAAGAGGATATAATTCAGCTCTAATTCAGTAACTCCGAAGAGAggagttttagaattttttggAAGGAGGGATCCTGTATCGCTTTGAGAAGCTGATGAAAGCtagagattcctcagaaaatccacacaaaaatttacaaaattgtaCATATAATCTAGGGGCGGTACAAGTACCCTTGAAACCCTTCTTAAGAACCACCATGCAGACAGAGgcatctctccttctcttgccTCTCTGTCAATGTCCTTCTCAGCCCTTTTGGGGGTCATGGGCTCCTGTGAGAATCTAATGGAAGCTGAACAGACCCCTTCCCATCGAGGTGTGCACCCAGACCGGTCGTTTGCATATGATTTCAGGGATTCAGTTTGAAGTCTGTCTCTTTGGACTATAAACCTCCCCCTCAATTGTGAGCCTCGTTCTATGAAATCTCTTACTTACCTGCagccagctttgctttgcttcccTTGTGGATTAAAAAGTCTTTTTGTAAGGTGAAAGAATCTTGAGTTTGGCTCCATGAGGTCCAGAAGAATGAGGGAGATTTTCAGTTACCAGGGGCAgtgaaatttggggggaaagcgttattctaatttatttgtcctttggtagaatttgttgagcacctacacAGCAACAGTTTACATACTAGTTGGAGAGATGGACTTGAAGCAAATTAACATAATATCATTGGGGGAAAGTATCATGAGCGAAATAAAGCTGGTGTGGCAGTGACTGGGGTGTGCGTGTGGAGGGGAGAAATTAGATGGGGTATCAAGAAGtgcttctctgaggaagtgacatgaGCTGAGACTGGCAGGTGGAAAAGGAACCATCCATGGGAATATCTAGGAAACCtgtgttctaggcagagagaacagcacacacaaaggccctgaggctgggacATGATGGTGAGGcagagcagaaagggaaagacTGAATGCACTCGATTAAAATCCAGATCTCTTCCATGGCTGCAAGGCTGACGAAGCTGCTAGGAGCTTTACAGGCCACTGGGAGAaggctgaattttgttttaagtttattcagcGTACCTCTTCCACTAATGGTTCCCACCCTGTCTCTCCCATTAGGAGCTCCAAGGTCAGAGGTCAGATGTCTACAGTGACCTCAACACACAGAGGCCATATTACAAATGAGCCCAAAGCACAGCAGTCAACAACCTGATGCCTGGATCCAGTCATTCCTGATGCCTACCCAGCACCTTATTCCTCCTCCCACCAAGATCCAGATCCAGAGTGCTCTCCCTGAGATGTCAGACTTTTCTTCACCACTGCTCCCAAATAAACATGGCACACAAAAACACTATTGAGTTATTCCAGATCTCTGGGCTGAAGGAGCAGGGGATATGTGAAGttcctgggaaggagggaagctCTGGGGACCCTGGGGTTCTTTGAGGGAGACTTAGAACTGGAGGtgttttggagcacctggctggctcagttggaagagcatgcaactcttgatctcagggttgtaagttcaagccccacatcggctgtggagatgacttaaatttttttttttttaatgtttatttatttttgagagagagagacagagcaggagcaggggagggatagagagagagggagtcacagaatctaaagcaggctccaggccttgagctgtcagcacagagcctgacatggggcttgaactcatgaaccacaagatcatgacctgagctgaagtcagtcacttaaccaactgagccacccaggagccccgacttaaattgtttttaaaaattttttaatatttatttttgaggcacagagacagagcgtgagcaggggaggggcagagagggagacacagaatctgaagtaggctccagactcccagctgtcagcacagatcccgacacggggctcaaacccacgaaccacgagaccgtgacctgagccaaagttggatgcttaaccgactgagacacccacacccaggcgcccttacaatctttttttttaaatgtttatttatttatttttgagagagagagagtgtgggggaggggcagacagagggagactgagaatcccaggcaggtgctgagctgtcagtgcagacgcggggctccatctcaccaaccatgtgattatgatctgagccaaagtcaagagtcagacgcttaactgatggagccacccaggtgccccccccaaacatcttaaaaaacaaacaaacaaacaaacaaacaaaactagaggtattTCAGTTGCTTTATTCCAACCCAAGTCGGGAGTGGGTATCCTGTGCCACCACACACAATGCAGGATGAGAGGGTCAGAAGTCAAAGGTGTCGCTTACAAGGGGGTCAGCCCCTGCCAGGCATGTTCATGTAGATTTTGTCctcttctgggggtgggggagagaaagcatgaggcCTGACCACCTACCAGCCACCCACGTCTCTACCTTCCTGGGGACCCCCTGCCTTAGGGGTTTCCTCAGGAGTTCCCCCATGCACCACCCCCAGGGTTTCCCCAGCATATCCTCCAGGGCTTCCCTGGAGGACACCTCCCCGGGGACCCCCTCCCTAGGGCCATCAGCCCCTCCGGGCCCCATCCTGTCTCTGCCCTCACCTTGGGTGGGCCTGCGGCGGGGGCAAGCACACACAAACACCACCGCAACGATCAGCAGCGACACCACCAAATCGGCGGCCATGAGGCCTACCAGCATCGGCAGGGAGGGGGGCCCACATCCGGAACAGGAACCTGGTGGGTGGCGCCCAGACAGAAGGGgattgaggtgggggggggggggcgccaccCCCCGGGGGCCGGCGTtgggggaatggggggggggggggggcggggggggggggggggggggcgggtgtctGAGATTCCCTGGGTTTGACTTGGGGGATGAAAGGGGAGGTGGAGGACTGGAGACAGGTGGGGGTGTCCCAGCACAGAGAGACATGGGTGGTGCTTCGGGCCTAGTGGGTACTCCCAAAGAAGGCTGGGGGGTGGCTGAGTCCCTGGGGCTTCAGTTTGGTGATGAGAGCAGTGATACGGGGACCCAGAGAGGGCTGCAGGTCCTCTGGGGGCTCTGATTTGGGGGTGAGAGGTGAGGTGGTGACCTGGGGTGTTCCAGGACCCTCAGGCCACACTTTAGGGACAGAAGCAGTACCTGAAGGGCCATGGCAAAAGGGAAGGAGTGCTGATTTCTCACCTGGGGTTGTCAGAGCCGCAGCCACTGtgaaaagagagggaaggtgggtcAGCAGGGAGAGGTGGCTCCCAAAACAGGGTGCAGGGAAAGGTGGTGTCCTGAGACGCAACCTCCATTCCAGAGGGAGCAGATGAGAAAGAGGCCAGATGGGAGGGGGAGctcccaaagacacacagagataGGACATCAGAAGTAGAAGTAGAGACAGACCCAGCAGGGAGATGGGGCGATTAACAGGCAGAGGCTCCAGACTCCGTTTCTCTCCCCAGAGAACCAGCCTCTGAAGCCAAATGGATCTCGAGGAAGGAAGGGGTACTGGGAGGATCTGCTCTCAGCACCCCTCCCTTCAGATGCCACCTGAGCCACCCTTTTCATAAATACCGTGCCTGCCACCCCCCATAGCCACTGGCTTCACCTGGGAGCAAAAGCAGGAACAGGATGTCACTTGAAGGGGCCATGGTGGGTAGGGGCTAGAAGGGGGCTGGCAAAAGGCTTTGGTCCAGAGAAGTCCCGAGGAACAGTGGGGGAGTAGAGAAGCAAGCAATAGCGGATATCACCCTGCTGGTGACAAGGCCACCTGCTtcctgtgtgtgtgggaggggtagaAGTGGTGAGTCCCTGTGACTGCCTTTGGGGGTAGGGTCAGAGACCAGGGAGGCTGCTATGTTTGTCTAGGTGGGAGGCGACAGATGGACCAGGTTGTGGGCACTGGAGAGATGGAAAGATTCTGGAAGTAGAACCAACAAAATTTGTTGACCATGTAGGTATgggtgtgtgagagacagagggattCAGGATGACCAAAACTTCTGGACTGAGCAACTGAAAAGTTGGGGCATCCTTGGACAGAGATGGCAAATGAGGGGAAGCAGGTTTAGGGGAAAGTGTCAAGGTCTGGGGACACTGAGTTGGAAATGCCTGAGAGATTCCTTGTGGAACTGAATGACCACAGCTGCATCTATGAATTCAGGGGATAAATCTGGTCTGGAAATGTAAATTTTCAGGTTGATGGCTTAtggatggtatttaaagccacgAGACTGGATGAGGTCACCAAGGAAGTGAGTACAGACAGAGGAGTGCCCCTGGCCCCCAAGAATGGGTGAAGAGGCGGAAACAGCCAGGGAAGCAACAGCATGTGAGGGAGGAGAACCAGGGGAGCAGAAGCCTTGAGAGCCCGAGAGAAATGATTAACATGATCACTGAGATGGGAACCGAGAATGAGCCTCCCCTGGAATGTCAGTTGGCTTGAGGGCTGGGAATTCCTGGCTGCTTAGTTCACAGCTATACCACAGCGCCCAGCAAAGTACCTCTCTTGCagtaataaatcatttttaatgatgaTGAATATATGAGAACTGCCCTCTGAAAAAGAAGGTgatgtgggggaaagggagaaatttgAGCCCACCTATGGTCGCTCTTACCAACAGATCTTCCCTCCCTGGGGACCGGGACCCCAGTCCCCTCTTACCCCAGGACACAGTAATACTGTCCCCTCTCAGCCCAGGGCCCAGAAATCGAAACCTCCATCACCCCCTTGGATAGAGCCTCAGAAGTCTAGGCCCTCAGTGCTCTCCTCCTTCAGGACTCGGCTGTTCTAGGCCCACTTCTCCTTCAGACCTAAGATGGGGCCCCCAGCTGCCTCTTTCCTGGGAGACTCAGGAGTCTGGCTCGCAGTGTCAGCCCCGCCCATTCAGAGACTCGGCTTGCTAGAGCGCGACACGGGGACTCCCAGGCCTGTGGGCGGGGCCCTACCCATGACCGGGCGGTGCTAGAACCCCAGTTTAAAAACTCGCGGGGCACCAACTCTAGATCGGGGACCCGGCGGCGGCTCCGCGGGAAAGAGCGAGGCTGGCGCAGCGCCGAGGCCGCGGCCCTGGGGGCCCGCAATCCGCGCCACGGAATCCCCGAGgtaatgggggtggggtggggaggtgagacACGCTCGGCCCCTTGAAGGAGCGAGGGGCTGGGAGTCCGGCTCTTGAGGATGCCAGAGAGGGAGCTGGGAGGATCAGGTCTGGGTGCTGAGAGTGAGGTGTTTGGAGGGGCCAGGAGGCCCGGGCATCTGGGTGGTGATGGAGGAGCGGCTGGGGTTCTGGACTCTTGGGTCCTGGGCGGTAGGGGATTGGAGATTCGGAATCCCGGGTCCCGGAGGTGAAGGGGCTGGAGGCCCGACCCCTGGGTCCTGTGGGAGGACGGGGCTGGGAAGGAGTGTAGAAAGGGGCTAGGTTgagtcctgggggagggggcgtggtTGTTTAAAAATCGGCCACGGGTCCGCGGGGGTAAGATCCGGCGCCTGGCCGCAGGGGTCCACGCAGGCCTTGAccctaccccccaccccgggaaTTCCCGAGTCTCCACCAGCCCTGGGTCCCTGGGCTGCTCGGGAATTCCCCACGTGCGGGGATTCCACGCGCTCCACGCTTGGCCAAGCGCCCCGCCTCTCAGCGGGACACCTGCTGCGCGCGGCCAGGCGTGGAAGGGGTGGTTGGAAGATTCCCTTGCGTGAGAGCCGTGACGTCAGCGCGTCGCGGCTGGGCTGTTTCCGAGTCCGCCCTCCCCCGCTTAACCCTTCCTCCTCCGGAATCCGGGCTCTGAAGGGTGAGCGTTGAACGCCCGGACTTCCGGGGTGGTGTGGACCAGGCTTCTGCAAACTGGGACTCCCAGGTGCTAGAGAGGAAGAGGCTGAGGGCCCGGACTCCTGGGTCTTGGGGAAACGGGTGCTAGGCTCTCGGACTCCCGCAAAATGGGGCCTGGACTGTTAGGTCTCAAGGGGGAATGGGGTCTGGACTTCTGGAACCCAGATGAGCTAGGGGCTATTGATTCGTGGTTCCTTGGGGAGAGGGGCTGCGGACTCGGACGCCTGGTTTCCAGAGGAAAGTGTGTCAGCTTCTAGGGCAGAGATGTTGAGAACCTAGTTGTGCAGGCGTCTCAGGGAGTGATTCCCAGCGACCCCCGAGGCCTCGGGAATGGGAGGTCTGGGGGCTGGGATTTTTCACGGAAGTTGGGGGGAGGTGCTGCAGAGGAgcgccctcctcccccttcctcagtTTCCACGACGCTGGTG
The Panthera uncia isolate 11264 chromosome E2 unlocalized genomic scaffold, Puncia_PCG_1.0 HiC_scaffold_19, whole genome shotgun sequence genome window above contains:
- the HCST gene encoding hematopoietic cell signal transducer isoform X3; its protein translation is MAPSSDILFLLLLPVAAALTTPGSCSGCGPPSLPMLVGLMAADLVVSLLIVAVVFVCACPRRRPTQEEDKIYMNMPGRG
- the HCST gene encoding hematopoietic cell signal transducer isoform X1, whose product is MAPSSDILFLLLLPVAAALTTPGEKSALLPFCHGPSGSCSGCGPPSLPMLVGLMAADLVVSLLIVAVVFVCACPRRRPTQEEDKIYMNMPGRG
- the TYROBP gene encoding TYRO protein tyrosine kinase-binding protein isoform X2, yielding MGVLGPSNRLLFLPLLLTVGGFSPAQAQNECNCSVVSPGVLAGIVLGDLVLTLLIALAVYSLGRLFPRGRGAVDVTRKQRITETESPYQELQGQRSDVYSDLNTQRPYYK
- the TYROBP gene encoding TYRO protein tyrosine kinase-binding protein isoform X1, encoding MGVLGPSNRLLFLPLLLTVGGFSPAQAQNECNCSVVSPGVLAGIVLGDLVLTLLIALAVYSLGRLFPRGRGAVDAVTRKQRITETESPYQELQGQRSDVYSDLNTQRPYYK
- the HCST gene encoding hematopoietic cell signal transducer isoform X2, translated to MAPSSDILFLLLLPVAAALTTPGEKSALLPFCHGPSGSCSGCGPPSLPMLVGLMAADLVVSLLIVAVVFVCACPRRRPTQEDKIYMNMPGRG